A single region of the Podospora pseudopauciseta strain CBS 411.78 chromosome 1, whole genome shotgun sequence genome encodes:
- the YEY2 gene encoding Valine--pyruvate aminotransferase (COG:E; EggNog:ENOG503NVUW): MAPTTSDKTISNSINTSPTSPLQDVTNQTLDPERGASSSKKELINFLRGWPSPSLLSSSILQAASTALLSDPSLFVPALQYGPDPGYQPLREELAVWLEKQYSTSTKSEEICITGGASQGLACVLASFTDPSYTQTVWASAPCYYLACPIFEDAGFGPGRIKAVPEDQQGGIDIDLLDTLLQKHEAQHHQPTHKGAERKNAGPYRKHYHHVVYLVSTCSNPSGTTMTLEKRNRLVKVARRHDVLVVSDDVYDFLQWPILPASPSSDLGPLLPRLSDIDLSLGPSEPATSSGKWFGNVISNGSFSKLLGPGLRTGWVHGTPDFIMGLSQTGATRSGGAASQFAAALLAEVMKAGELERHLQETVRPSLRRRHELIMETIKQELGALGVTVAAQDGDRFGGYFVWLTLPEGLDARVVAQKARQEEELIVAEGEMFEVRGDEEGAKFRGNIRLSFSWEEEHKITEGVRRLGRVLRGLSGETR; the protein is encoded by the exons ATGGCGCCAACAACATCTGATAAGACGATTTCAAACTCCATAAACACCTCACCCACGTCACCACTACAAGACGTCACTAATCAGACACTCGACCCTGAAAGGGGTGCTTCCAGTTCCAAGAAGGAGCTCATCAACTTTCTCAGAGGCTGGCCCTCCCCGTCCTTGTTATCTTCCTCCATTTTACAGGCCGCCTCGACGGCGCTCCTCTCTGACCCCTCCCTGTTCGTTCCTGCCTTGCAATACGGCCCAGACCCGGGGTACCAGCCTCTCAGAGAAGAATTGGCTGTCTGGCTGGAGAAGCAATATTCAACCAGCACCAAGAGCGAGGAGATATGCATCACCGGCGGCGCGAGTCAGGGGTTGGCATGTGTGCTGGCTAGTTTTACTGACCCGTCTTACACCCAGACTG TATGGGCGTCGGCGCCATGCTACTACCTCGCCTGTCCCATCTTTGAGGATGCCGGGTTTGGTCCAGGACGCATAAAAGCCGTGCCAGAGGACCAGCAAGGGGGCATTGATATCGACTTGCTGGACACTTTGCTTCAAAAGCACGAggcccagcaccaccagccaacTCACAAAGGAGCAGAAAGGAAAAACGCCGGCCCCTACAGAAAGCACTACCACCATGTTGTCTACCTTGTTTCGACGTGCTCCAACCCTTCTGGGACGACCATGACGCTGGAGAAGAGAAACCGACTGGTCAAAGTCGCCAGAAGGCACGATGTGCTGGTCGTGAGTGATGATGTCTACGACTTTTTACAATGGCCTATCCTGCCAGCCTCCCCCTCGTCTGACCTCGGCCCGTTGCTCCCGCGCCTCTCAGACATTGACTTGTCATTGGGTCCCTCAGAGCCCGCAACAAGCTCTGGGAAATGGTTCGGCAACGTTATTTCCAACGGCTCTTTCTCCAAACTGCTGGGACCCGGTCTCAGGACGGGGTGGGTTCACGGCACGCCAGACTTCATCATGGGGCTGTCCCAGACGGGGGCGACCAGGTCGGGAGGCGCGGCCAGCCAGTTTGCTGCTGCGTTGTTGGCTGAAGTGATGAAGgctggggagttggagaggcATCTGCAGGAAACGGTCAGGCCCAGTCTGCGGAGACGACATGAGCTCATCATGGAAACGATCAAGCAGGAGTTGGGAGCGTTGGGGGTGACGGTGGCTGCGCAGGATGGGGATAGGTTTGGGGGGTATTTTGTTTGGTTGACTTTGCCGGAGGGGCTTGACGCAAGGGTGGTGGCGCAAAAGGCCAggcaagaggaggagttgatcGTGGCAGAGGGGGAGATGTTTGAGGTGAGGGGAGATGAGGAAGGGGCGAAGTTTAGGGGGAATATCAGGTTGAGTTTctcttgggaggaggagcacaAGATCACAGAGGGGGTAAGGAGATTGGGGCGTGTGTTGAGGGGTTTGTCAGGCGAGACTCGATAG
- a CDS encoding hypothetical protein (EggNog:ENOG503P2M5; COG:O): MVKPDFERDYYADLELPSMSEIEVVKKQFKKLALKYHPDRNIGNEELSKEKFVLIQTAHEILTDPSQKAKYDAHRARLGRWSAAYGGASGVRGNPYMNTSQDINSKFGAPPQRRPPMPTRPTTTASTGGASRYSQWQAKPKTKTESMREQSKSEAWERSRASNPQTAYGATRPVPPRPRDAPPTPRSAAQERRQQAAFGGNSTRKTGFTPSSPTGDEPPVKNHHYNTYTASGSTSAAGAAPTGKPRPTSEYVDPLTQQFGDTFLDNRQSTPYATNVGEKFNPFEPLNVNRAKSMKDNARKNPAEAPPAPPNRQRSASVGSDGFRRSSNEKPPYHETATNPRFPAQSKASARYSPRTAQPPDSAPPTTAGFGGTATSSTSSVNSSANATVNGGASAQAKPGPKVFAVPDDDDDPTSPIQTARFARHSADNINTKFVAEDKGRFEFSAGSDFEASPSSPLDNAFTRARRRGRQSPLRQDSGTSYEAFANASPKPAAAMPQQEAAPKPSAFDAKKWEELSKVNIFNPTAAQRSSVSPTRPVKPLKKTRGGGVRLTAGSAGMAEEDDSSGEDRAQAGTGRANASGPKSPNAMDIDPPVSETTAQQPPAANEARPIPVEPTKPEWRAGHVGTTATAAPPLPPKVNGTQKMPKVNPTHAGSEDTDDFMRPNVFADFENIAPFSQKATGLNSFADLGQSLPFQSRPSATIPIPQMKPTPLSCPPVPQAPKVPTTLAFGGVKLGSPAWNTYTKEFEAYMIAWSQWNGTMLTHFSTRQAQQNSAGFSWVSAMGDNGYQEYVNSLEQDKPLRQKWLAACENHELQFKEFQKMRQGLMRN; encoded by the exons ATGGTCAAGCCAGATTTCGAACGGGATTACTATGCCGATCTCGAACTCCCATCCATGTCCGAGATCGAAGTGGTCAAAAAGCAATTCAAGAAGCTCG CTCTTAAGTATCATCCAGATCGCAACATTGGCAACGAAGAACTATCGAAGGAAAAGTTTGTGCTCATCCAAACAGCCCATGAGATCTTGACCGACCCCTCGCAAAAAGCAAAGTATGATGCCCACCGCGCGCGCTTGGGGCGATGGAGCGCCGCCTATGGCGGTGCGTCAGGCGTCAGAGGCAACCCATACATGAATACCTCTCAAGATATAAACTCGAAGTTTGGCGCACCTCCGCAGAGACGACCTCCGATGCCCACCCGGCCGACTACCACAGCCAGCACCGGGGGAGCTTCAAGATACTCACAATGGCAGGCAAAGCCAAAGACGAAGACGGAGTCAATGAGGGAACAATCGAAATCGGAGGCTTGGGAAAGGTCCAGGGCATCAAATCCGCAAACTGCCTACGGGGCAACGCGCCCGGTCCCACCGAGACCGAGAGATGCTCCTCCGACCCCGAGGAGCGCGGCTCAGGAAAGACGGCAACAGGCTGCCTTTGGTGGAAACTCAACAAGGAAGACAGGATttacaccatcatcaccaacaggCGACGAACCGCCGGTTAAAAATCATCACTACAACACGTACACAGCCTCAGGGAGCACCTCAGCAGCCGGCGCTGCCCCTACTGGCAAACCTCGGCCGACGTCTGAGTACGTTGACCCACTGACCCAACAATTCGGCGACACCTTCTTGGATAATCGGCAGAGCACGCCTTATGCTACCAATGTGGGGGAAAAGTTTAACCCATTCGAGCCTCTGAACGTCAACCGGGCCAAGAGCATGAAGGACAACGCGCGCAAGAATCCCGCTGAGGCGCCGCCTGCACCTCCTAATCGCCAACGAAGTGCCAGCGTGGGTTCTGACGGTTTCCGACGATCGAGCAATGAGAAGCCGCCATATCATGAGACGGCCACCAACCCCCGCTTTCCAGCTCAATCAAAGGCCAGCGCCCGGTACAGCCCCCGAACTGCGCAGCCGCCTGACTCCGCACCACCGACTACGGCTGGGTTTGGCGGAACCGCCACCAGCTCTACCTCATCAGTCAATAGTAGCGCAAACG CTACAGTAAACGGAGGAGCTTCTGCTCAGGCCAAGCCTGGCCCCAAGGT TTTCGCGGTGcccgacgacgatgacgacccGACCTCTCCCATCCAAACAGCCCGGTTCGCGAGACACAGCGCCGATAATATCAATACGAAGTTTGTCGCCGAAGACAAGGGTAGGTTCGAGTTCAGCGCTGGGAGTGATTTTGAGGCTTCGCCCAGCTCTCCGCTAGATAATGCCTTTACGAGAGCAAGACGCCGTGGCCGACAATCCCCACTGCGACAAGATTCTGGGACCTCATACGAAGCATTCGCCAATGCATCCCCGaaaccagcagcagccatgcCTCAGCAAGAGGCTGCTCCGAAGCCGAGTGCCTTCGATGCCAAGAAGTGGGAGGAATTGAGCAAGGTCAACATCTTTAATCCAACAGCGGCTCAGAGGTCATCAGTGTCACCTACTCGACCAGTCAAACCGCTCAAGAAGACTCGGGGCGGAGGAGTTCGCCTAACAGCAGGATCGGCTGGAATggcagaggaggacgatAGTAGTGGTGAGGACCGAGCACAGGCAGGCACCGGAAGAGCCAACGCCAGTGGTCCCAAAAGCCCCAACGCCATGGATATTGACCCTCCCGTTTCTGAAACGACAGCTCAACAACCGCCTGCGGCCAACGAAGCCCGACCCATCCCTGTTGAACCGACAAAGCCGGAGTGGCGAGCTGGCCATGTTGGCACCACTGCGACCGCTGCTCCGCCTCTGCCTCCAAAGGTCAACGGTACACAGAAGATGCCCAAAGTGAACCCAACTCACGCAGGGTCCGAAGACACGGACGACTTTATGAGACCGAATGTGTTTGCAGACTTTGAGAATATTGCGCCTTTCAGCCAGAAAGCAACAGGACTGAACTCATTTGCCGATTTGGGCCAAAGCCTGCCATTCCAATCCAGACCCTCGGCCACAATTCCCATACCTCAGATGAAGCCTACGCCGCTTTCCTGTCCACCTGTTCCCCAAGCACCCAAAGTTCCGACAACACTTGCTTTTGGCGGTGTCAAGTTAGGGAGCCCAGCTTGGAATACATATACCAAGGAGTTTGAGGCCTACATGATTGCTTGGTCTCAATGGAACGGCACGATGTTGACACACTTTTCTACACGCCAGGCTCAACAAAACTCGGCGGGCTTCTCATGGGTCAGTGCTATGGGTGACAATGGTTATCAGGAATATGTCAACTCGCTGGAGCAGGACAAGCCACTCAGACAAAAGTGGCTAGCCGCATGCGAGAACCATGAGCTGCAGTTCAAAGAGTTTCAGAAGATGCGGcaggggttgatgaggaatTAG
- a CDS encoding hypothetical protein (COG:S; EggNog:ENOG503NVR5), which translates to MALRGGPRLQVGSAAWVEEERNSALDIAESEIEEFSFSARNELDWLNEHMAEIFSENQMNVAELFKTPGKLRGKTPMTTRKIRPLETRVPLSDVFSSTPKDAPNSFSSTQRQSPARLPQFQVAEDKPEPTVSKSTSPARILAPPPALAVAAPSSLLFTDSGYHGSQSCDTVNLDYCDKDDDVDMVDSPQPDVETGDGEPNVPSGLAEQPSPTLTFAEDEFDAADESETRQPTTYASASGGFSSEMGQSSSPVVVRTKLAMMSPRVPSPKKTEPPARSSPVRTSPQRQAPTKPASPQKSSSSPRKPSPPKSSPVKQTTSSLPRGFPKPTEHFSSERHEESEEDAEDARSPSEASSPIRPLVRKSSLSFASLPAREPLASKSGSRISRTSHLDFSRPSFYNRHTGGKSLGNTRQYSDDEDNEDMDVDEELTAQLENTTRIAEHSKTYTQLLHDQISMLGKSQAAGPRPSKSLANLFVPPAGQTQANLGSVTEAKLKQSPAKPNAPAPTPGAFPVDDDEDWIAAPSNVVTAAPAVVPYNPRPELRKSLSVEDMENVAGKSSMSDTEHDMPPSSPATAWKAQASPQWQNSTPGHSKSASVPAFPTLAQLEGGDGATLKKIVTATQPTLPSVEEDGRMPTPSKSPTRSAFRDNPLKQVKNKLSSLLSSAKNLNVRSAAISAEGKAMISPSTVQLGIHPGPSVESFRSVDNVMYPDLTQQLSSTSRPLSPARSNSTRRTRASTEREKIEAKEREKDSRAKEKEMKEVRRAEKELEKLDKARKQEDEKARVFSKEQERLAAMEKQVALQKEREQEQQQARAEQARAAHSQYRPQPQGLQTPAPSRKALPKALPKSTRTSPGRANRQADDQGLSDEGDVDMADATSTVTMAMPPSSIQRPTTASSVRTQGIKRPVKPTKETLSKTTRQAPTVMRVYPPSSQQSQFHPSNSVLASNLQETLGQPQQQPPMHVKNKTSQSSLNEKKSLPHLKTSASSAALKRKEQEEREAQRKRDAKAELERKRIAAQKQEQQRERIEKAKATRAPPPAVRSQPNGPPDYSMADKAPVRPPSRLGSTMHQESRLVNQSLASGKAPMKRPHQQENEGFSKSKSQKTTQETKPIRVSEDFDQDIEMADSQQRTMKPPSVRPSAGFKDPSNKSMFSTGYANVPPPSASRDLFKATVTAQHHSTVKPALHNTAQFAKGAIPFAPNRPTGQAANPHKTPARPGAGGIPKSVNRTATRSSPRFQNGEAIELPEIQTDDDDDDEDEHIMVADWADSPALKQALLAQERMDPMQVFGPPAPLNMEEVFSKSKDRWHRFRARTSSANWSGTDRLTEDEVRKDNMARDKMRRDGGWSYELSKDISG; encoded by the exons ATGGCACTTCGAGGGGGCCCTCGACTTCAGGTCGGGTCGGCCGCCTGggtcgaggaggaaaggAACTCTGCCCTCGACATCGCCGAGTCAGAGATAGAAGAATTCTCTTTCTCGGCGCGAAATGAGCTAGATTGGTTGAATGAGCACATGGCCGAGATTTTCTCAGAAAACCAGAT GAATGTCGCTGAACTCTTCAAAACACCCGGAAAATTGCGTGGGAAAACGCCCATGACAACACGGAAAATCAGACCCTTGGAAACTCGCGTG CCACTGTCCGATGTCTTttcctcaacaccaaagGACGCGCCTAATTCATTCAGCAGCACTCAACGTCAAAGCCCAGCGCGATTGCCACAATTTCAGGTAGCCGAAGACAAGCCCGAGCCCACAGTTTCCAAGAGTACCAGCCCAGCAAGGATTTTAGCGCCCCCTCCTGCCCTAGCTGTTGCGGCCCCATCTTCCCTCCTGTTCACGGACTCCGGTTATCATGGCAGCCAAAGTTGCGACACGGTGAATTTGGATTATTGTGACAAGGACGATGACGTCGATATGGTCGACAGCCCACAGCCTGATGTCGAGACAGGAGATGGCGAACCCAATGTCCCCAGCGGTCTTGCAGAACAACCGAGTCCAACTCTGACGTTCGCCGAGGACGAATTTGACGCTGCTGATGAGAGCGAGACACGCCAGCCTACAACCTATGCCTCAGCCAGTGGTGGCTTCTCTTCGGAAATGGGACAATCCAGCAGTCCTGTTGTGGTTCGAACTAAACTCGCAATGATGTCGCCAAGAGTACCATCTCCTAAAAAGACCGAACCCCCTGCCAGGTCGTCACCCGTCAGAACATCACCGCAGAGGCAAGCGCCGACGAAGCCAGCGTCGCCCCAGAAGTCGTCTTCATCGCCTCGAAaaccatcccctccaaaaTCGTCGCCTGTAAAGCAGACCACGTCTAGTCTTCCGAGGGGTTTCCCGAAGCCTACGGAACATTTTTCTAGCGAAAGACACGAGGagtcggaggaggatgccgaggatgCCAGGTCACCATCAGAGGCCTCAAGTCCCATCAGGCCATTGGTGCGCAAGAGCAGTCTGAGCTTCGCCTCTCTGCCCGCCCGCGAGCCATTGGCCTCTAAGAGCGGCAGCCGGATATCTAGGACGAGCCATTTGGATTTCAGTCGCCCAAGCTTCTATAATCGCCACACTGGTGGCAAGAGCCTGGGCAACACCAGACAATactctgatgatgaggacaaTGAGGACATGGATGTCGATGAGGAGCTCACTGCTCAGCTGGAAAACACCACCAGGATAGCGGAACACAGCAAGACTTACACTCAGCTGTTGCATGATCAGATCAGCATGTTGGGCAAGTCTCAGGCTGCTGGCCCAAGACCTTCCAAATCATTGGCGAATCTCTTCGTTCCGCCAGCAGGTCAGACGCAGGCCAACTTGGGATCCGTTACAGAAGCCAAGCTGAAACAATCACCCGCAAAACCGAATGCACCAGCTCCTACTCCCGGAGCATTCCCAGtggacgatgacgaggactGGATCGCGGCCCCAAGTAATGTTGTCACTGCAGCCCCTGCCGTGGTGCCATATAACCCTCGTCCTGAACTCCGCAAGAGCCTCTCCGTCGAAGATATGGAGAATGTGGCAGGCAAGTCGTCGATGAGCGATACTGAGCATGATATGCCCCCCAGCAGCCCCGCCACCGCTTGGAAAGCCCAAGCTAGCCCACAGTGGCAGAACAGCACTCCAGGGCATTCGAAGTCCGCATCTGTGCCTGCTTTTCCGACACTTGCGCAACTtgagggcggtgatggtgctaCTCTCAAGAAGATCGTGACGGCGACCCAGCCAACTCTGCCCTCTGTCGAAGAGGATGGTCGCATGCCAACACCCAGCAAATCGCCTACTCGCAGTGCTTTCCGAGACAACCCCCTGAAGCAGGTTAAGAATAAGCTGTCTTCCCTGTTGAGTAGCGCCAAGAACTTGAATGTAAGAAGCGCAGCCATCAGTGCTGAAGGCAAAGCTATGATCTCACCTTCCACTGTGCAGCTTGGTATTCATCCAGGACCATCTGTTGAGTCTTTCAGATCGGTAGACAACGTGATGTACCCCGACCTCACACAGCAGCTTTCATCCACTTCCCGACCACTGAGTCCAGCCAGGTCCAACAGCACCCGGAGAACTAGAGCGTCTACCGAACGAGAGAAGatcgaggccaaggagcgGGAGAAGGATTCTAGAgccaaagagaaggagatgaaAGAGGTGAGGCGAGCAGAAAAAGAACTGGAGAAGTTGGATAAGGCACGTAAACAAGAGGACGAAAAGGCGCGCGTGTTCAGCAAAGAGCAGGAAAGACTTGCTGCCATGGAAAAGCAAGTGGCCCTGCAGAAGGAACGAGAGCAAGAGCAACAACAAGCACGTGCGGAACAAGCTCGCGCCGCTCATTCTCAGTAccgaccccaaccccaggGTTTACAAACACCGGCACCATCACGAAAGGCACTTCCGAAGGCGCTTCCCAAGTCGACCCGAACCAGCCCGGGAAGGGCCAACCGCCAAGCCGATGATCAAGGTCTCTctgatgagggtgatgtcGACATGGCCGATGCGACCTCGACGGTCACTATGGCGATGCCCCCGTCTTCCATTCAGCGACCCACGACTGCATCGTCAGTCAGGACGCAGGGCATCAAGCGCCCAGTCAAGCCAACCAAGGAGACGCTCTCTAAGACCACTCGGCAAGCGCCGACCGTCATGCGCGTTTATCCTCCCAGTTCTCAACAGTCTCAGTTCCATCCTTCAAATAGCGTCCTGgcctccaacctccaagaGACATTAGgtcagccacagcagcagccaccaaTGCATGTGAAGAACAAGACCAGTCAGAGTTCATTGAACGAGAAGAAGTCATTGCCCCATCTCAAGACATCAGCCTCTTCGGCGGCCTTGAAACGGAAGGAGCAAGAGGAGCGCGAGGCTCAACGGAAGCGTGATGCCAAAGCCGAGCTTGAACGGAAACGCATTGCTGCCCAGAAGCAAGAGCAACAGAGGGAGCGTATTGAGAAAGCCAAGGCCACCAGAGCACCCCCTCCGGCTGTTAGGTCACAGCCGAACGGGCCTCCTGATTACAGCATGGCAGACAAGGCTCCTGTGCGGCCTCCTTCTCGGTTGGGTTCCACTATGCATCAGGAAAGTCGACTTGTCAATCAGAGTTTGGCAAGCGGGAAAGCGCCTATGAAGCGTCCACACCAGCAAGAGAATGAGGGCTTTTCCAAATCCAAGTCACAAAAGACCACCCAGGAGACCAAACCTATCAGAGTGAGCGAGGACTTTGACCAAGACATTGAGATGGCCGACAGCCAGCAGCGGACAATGAAGCCACCGTCTGTGAGGCCGTCGGCTGGGTTTAAG GACCCTTCCAACAAGTCCATGTTCTCGACAGGCTATGCCAACGTGCCTCCGCCCAGTGCGAGTAGAGACCTTTTCAAGGCCACCGTCACAGCACAGCATCACAGCACCGTCAAACCGGCTTTGCACAACACAGCCCAATTCGCCAAAGGTGCCATTCCCTTTGCGCCCAACCGCCCTACAGGACAGGCGGCAAATCCCCACAAGACCCCTGCTCGGCCTGGCGCTGGTGGTATTCCAAAGTCAGTCAACAGGACTGCGACTCGGTCATCTCCCCGTTTCCAGAACGGCGAGGCTATTGAACTCCCTGAGATTCAGacggatgacgatgacgatgatgaagacgagcaTATCATGGTGGCCGATTGGGCAGATTCACCAGCTCTCAAACAGGCATTGCTGGCACAAGAACGCATGGACCCCATGCAAGTCTTTGGACCACCGGCCCCACTCAACATGGAGGAGGTATTTAGCAAGAGCAAGGACAGATGGCACAGATTCAGGGCGAGAACGAGCTCGGCCAACTGGAGTGGAACGGATAGGTTGACAGAAGACGAAGTCAGAAAGGATAACATGGCCAGAGATAAGATGAGACGGGATGGTGGGTGGAGTTACGAGTTGTCCAAAGACATTTCAGGATAA